In Oncorhynchus tshawytscha isolate Ot180627B linkage group LG08, Otsh_v2.0, whole genome shotgun sequence, the genomic window CTGGGGTTTCCCTCATCAGCAGCAAGGAGCCAGTAACTGGGTGAGAAAAACAACACAGTCACTGCCACAACGGTTCTCCATGAGTCAGCAAACATCTCAAACATTGTGCGTGTGCTTCTGCTGACCTTTCTGCTTCTGTATTGGATTTCTGGACCCCATAGCCCTCCAGGTAGGCTATGCCAATGTGATACAGAGCAGTGTATCTGATGGAGCCTGCCTCTGGGTTATTCCACTGGACAACTCTCCTCATGTAGTCAACTGCCCTTGCCTGGAGAGGAGTACAACACACTGTAAAAACCCAGACCAACGCAACAAACAGGTTAcattgtggaaggcaacccatcTGTCTAGGGAGACTACTCAACATGAGGTATGTTTGGTAGACTTACAGTAGTTTGTATTTataacatggtagtaacacagccagaagaggactggccacccctcatagcctggttcctctctaggtttcttcctaggttttggccttcctagggagtttttcctagccaccgtgcttctacacctgcattgctttaggcagggtttctgtacagcactttgatatatcagctgatgtacgaagggctatataaatacatttgatttgatttgatagtagcAGGCGTGACAGTGAGCAGTTTTTAGAGATGCTCCATTGGGTTCTTCAGTTACCCATTATAATTTATTATGAGGTGGAAACCCAGCAAACCAAACAAGGAAGAATGCACAACACTATCAATACCGTGACTCACTTGATCCATAGCAGTGCCCAGGCCATCATAATACATGACAGCTAGCTGGAAGAGGGCTCTGGGATCGCTGTCCTTAAGGCCGTCAAagactctctctgcctcctcataGCGCCCCTGGCCCAGCAGTAAAGTACAATCAGAAAACCAGGGCATCATCGCTCAAGATCAGTATACCTCACTGGTATTTCTGCACTACTGAAATGGCTCCTACATGGCTCCATTATATCAGAGGAAACCTAGCTACATTTCTATGTCCAGTATATGGGCATATGATAACATGAATGGGAGAGCTGTTACCTCATAATAGTACAGCTGTCCCAGCAGGAAAAGGGCCTGCTTGTCTCCCCCTTCTGCTCTACCCTTCAGCAGTCTCTCAGCCCTCTCCACCTGAGTGGCAAGGCTCTCTGAGGAGAACAAATCATGTGGTTCAACTGGCaggttgtgtgtttctgtgcattattttttaccagggcccatttTCCCAGACTGTTGTGGATCTGAGGCAAACAAACTGAATATTTTACAGAATAGAAGGAAACCAAAGATTGTGGGAAATGAACTTGTTCTTTATATTTTTTGAATGATTTCACTTCTACTGTGGGTCGATTAAAGTGTGATCTACAAAGGTTAATATTTTCAATGGTTTTCCTTCACTTTAAAGTCACTCCCTAACTCACCTCAACAACAACAGCTGTGGTGCGTCATAACAGCTGATCTGAGCTCATGAAACGTCCCAGTTCTAAAGTGCCTGTCTGTTTTATCTTGTGCTGAATACCTTGGTGTGAAGTCGGTTTCCCTCCTTCATTTCGGTAGACATCCGTGATGGCACGAAACACCTTTTCTTGGCTGTGTTTCTTTGGAGCATCGATTTTATAACCCGACTTCATACCCTTGCCTCAGAGCCTGCAATACATTGCTATAGTTTTACAATATGTTTGCTAGGATACACCTACGCTTTAAAACATCAAATAAGAACCCACGTTGATTGTTTTTACTGACTTACCTTTCACGCAGTTTGTTCATTTTGTGTGCATGAAGTCTGCAGTGCGCTTTATGCTACGACACAAAAGAATCTGTTACTAAGCAACTACTAAACAAATACTGTGACGCAAATACTGTGCGTTCAGTAAATCACACTACTCTATTGTTGTGTAGAGGTAGGCAACTAGTATgtgctaacagtaacaataacaatTATCATTATCACAACACAACGTTTGATTAGGCCTGTTTGAATATTCGCCTATTGGATTATTAGAAAGGAATGATACTTTGTCTGAAAATTAATTTGAAAAATAAATTTCGTTCTATCAATAAACGTTGACAGAAAATAACTGATTGcccatatttttgttgttgttgctgaaaCTGTGTAAACCCTGGTGCATTTACAAATGATGTCTAGGCTATGTTGTAATTCCGTTTATGTTTAGTTGGAAACTCAACTATTTTTTGCAAGTGAGACAAAATAATTGCGAAATAATTGATTCATTATATTACCAGGTGGTGGTGCAGTGTTCGAGTTACCATTGCAGTGGAGAATAATTCAtagttagagtgtagagagaTACCCTCAACCCCACACTGATGTTTTAATATTGCCATATGCCAAGTGAGAATGTAGATGATATTTTCCTTTTATTGACAAGTAAAAAGGCGTAGGCTACATGGCAAGATAGAATCCGAATATTCTCCGCAAAGACGATAGCTACAACCCCTCCTCTCGCCCGCTTGTGCACAACGGACGCCAAGGTAACACAATGTACACAGATACAGGAACGAGAACAATTCATAATTTTCTAAACCAAGCTGCGGATCGAAGACCCGCGAATTAAAGGTAGATTTCTGTTTTAGAATAATACGGAATTTTAAAGTTCCGTTATTTATTAAAGAGTATCtattgattgattattattatggaATTTCCAACGGTGTCATCCCATAAGAGATAAACCTAGGAGAGTTCATCAAGGGTTGAGAATATAATCCATTATAACAATTGAAGAGAATAGAAATGGTCAACATTTACTTTACAGTGGTAGCTATTAAATTGAATAGTAATTGGTGGATGGGCTCACTGTTATTCCCTAAAGATGCCCCCAGAAGGAGGGAAGTCAGATATGGAGAGGATTGGAGTCTTCAAGGAAATGGGATACATCTCCATTGGAGACAAATACACCCCTTCAATTCAGCGTAAGTACACCATGTCTAGATAATGACAGGGGACAAGGGATTTCAACTAGATTATATATATTGCACACTATTGAAGTATATACAGACAAGTAAGGCAAGATGCGATAGTTGGATGTAATATTTATGGTAAAACAATGTAACATTAAATCCTATTTCACCTACCATTTAAGGTCCCTGCAATGAGTCTGCTCAGAAGGGTAAACAAATACTGACTGGTGGGGCCACCAAGAAGAAGTCAGGGTTACAAGTGGGCTACTTTGACACTCACTTTAAGCGGGTCTTTGAAAAAGAAGCCCTCACAGACCCTGTGAGGCTCGCCCGGCAACACAGGAGTCAGCAGTCCAAGAAGAACGTAGGCAGCGCCTTCCTCCCCAGCAATGGAGAAAAGAAACCGTAAGCCATGagatcatttttatttttcacaGACGTGCTTAATGGCAGAGCACACATCTACTTGAGGTTTAGGCTTAACAAGACTTTGAAAGGCTGCATCAGAACAGATGGTGAATAGACGCGATCGCCTTGTTTTGGTGATGATCTTGATTACATTAAGAGACTTAAACATTAAAACAAATAAAGAATTGATCTCCCTGACCAAAACAGACAATGTAATTTATATGAAATAGTTGAGGTTGACATGGTTACAGGCTTAATTTGAATCAGCGCATGAGAAGGATCTCCAGAACTCCGTTTCCACTCTGTCATGCAGTTTGTTCCCCAGCTGCATAATGCATTCTGTATTCCTTTACCATTCAGAGTCATATTTTTTCTGTTTGGCCCTAATCAACTCAGAGACCAGGGCTGTGGCCCAAacgacaccttattccctatatagccctatggaccctggtcaaaggtagtgctctatataggtaatagagttccatttggaacacagcccagGAACCAGGGACCAGTCACTCAGCCAGAGAGCTGAGACCATGGAAATTACTGCTGGCCCAATTAAATTAGACCTGAGCAAACTATACTGCATTTCTTAGACAGTTGCTCCACTTGCTCCAGTGGCATGCAGCGATTGATGCCAGAACTTGGCTTACTCCCATTATTCAAGGTCAGGGGTTGGCAGCTACTACGGAACTCTGAGTGGTCCCATCCAGGCCATGAGTCCTATGAAGGTCCCCAGGAAGCCGTGCAAACCATCAGGCAAGAACATCCTCACCAACCCACCCAAGAGGGGAAGTGGATACAGGTTCAGTATGTCTGTAGATGatgggatgtgtcccaaatggcaccctatttcctatatagtgcactttgtAGAGATTAAgggaccatttgggatgcaaccatggTGTTGTTTCACTATACTTAACAGTACAGTATTCTGTTTTCATGCATGGATAGTGATGGAGCCTTTTGTCCCATAGCTATCCGAATGTCACCCTGTCCAAAGTTGTCCCTTACTCCTCAGACCCCTATGACAGAGCAAATGAGATGTTGAAGGTGAGAGGCCAGGAAAATAGTAGTGTTGAAACCACAGATATCTAAATGTAATTATATGGTTGAAACAGTGTCCAAGATAATCATTTATATCCAGAGGTGCATGTGTTCTCTAACTATACAAGTGAGTGTATGTTTTTCAGAAAGAGACAGTAAGCCATAAAGCTATGCTGAAAGGTGGTGCTTTCCACTTGAACCTCCACCCAAAGGAATGTTTCGACAACAACCCGTACAAACTGGACAAGCCTCTGCCACCTCTGAAGAgattggaggagaagaagagatttGTGGTTCCCTTCAAACCCAGCTCACCAAACAAaacagtgaaagtgcagagaggatacagacatcaGACCTTATGATTTATTattacaagtgtgtgtgttatgagGAGATTTTATGAGGAGGTTTTCTCTGTTTTAGATTGGCGGCATGAAAGCAGGTACGTTTGACATTTACCCCTCTCACTCTGCTGACCCCTACATCACCCGGAGATCCAAATCTGTGGCCGTGAATAAGGAAGGAAAGGTATTCCACCCATCTCCCGGACCAAAGAGCACCCCCGTGAAGAGCATCATCAGTGTTAATGTGAACAGGTGAGACTCCATCTCTTCCATCCATATCCTCTCAGACAGAATAATATTTTGAGGAAACTGTGTTTGACTGTTCGGGTCTTTGGTTTTTCAGGACAGTGCACTCTGCAAACTACACCATGAATATACCATCTGTTATGGCATACTGATGTGAAAACTTGCTATCTGAGGTTGTACTGAATTTATGTTGTTCAAAtatcaatatattttttataatctTTCACATTGATATTTTAAGTTTTTGAAAAATCCAGAATAGCACTGAGAAATGTTGCTGTCCTGTTGAGTGAGTAAGCTGGAAGCCCCACCATGATGCCTGACCTGCACTGAATGATTGATGAGTCTCCATGGAAACTCCTATCAAGTAGACAACCGGCTCCTGTTGGATTTTGACGTATTAAAGGCATACTTTGACATTCTGATGAGCTTTTTGTTGACTGATTTAACAGATTTTATAGTGTAGTTTAATGCTGACTAGTTCAATGCAGACTATCTTGAACGTGGTAATAACAGAGGACATGACACAAACAAGATAATACGtttgtcttctttttttattACCAATGGTAACATATTCAGAAAACCTTTAAATCACAAGGCACAGTTGGTATTCACAAGGCATAACAAACATATTCCTTTTTAAAAAGATAAATGGTTGCGTTTTTGACGGTGATAAGCAAATTCACAATTGCATCATAATGTCCACGGATATTGATATGTTCAGTTCAGGTTGTTACGTTGATGAACGCCACTGTAGTATGGCCTATCTATCCACAGTGCAGCTTGTGAAACCATATATCATGTATTTTGTCCTGAAATATTCTGTATGAGAAGGGGAGTGGCAAGTTACAGTTCTTGCTCCATTTGGACAGGTCTGTGCATTTCCCAGTCCACTGGTCTCAAGCCGTGGGGTAAACGGTGATGACATCGTGTCCCTCTGGAGGTATCGTCCGGGCGCGGGCATGGGTCTCGCAGTACAGCTGCCCCTCCACAAAGACGTAGCCCCTCTGCTTCAGGTTGACTTTGCAGTCGGAGCACACGAAACATCCAGGGTGGCGGAACTTTTCTCTGGCCTTCACCACTGTGCCTCTGCaggggacaagagagagtttACTGTCTTACTGTGGGACCaggggacaagagagagtttACTGTCTTACTGTGGGAGCAGAGGACAAGAGAGTGTTGACTGTCTTACTGTGGGAGCAGGGGACAAGAGAATTGACTGTCTTACTGTGGGAGCAGGGAACAAGAGAGAGTTGACTGTCTTACTGTGGGACCAGGGGACAAGAGAGTGTTGACTGTCTTACTGTGGGACCAGGGGACAAGAGAGTGTTGACTGTCTTACTGTGGGAGCAGGGGACAAGAGAGTGTTGACTGTCTTACTGTGGGACCAGGGGACAAGAGAGTGTTGACTGTCTTACTGTGGGAGCAGGGGACAAGAGAGTGTTGACTGTCTTACTGTGGGAGCAGGGGACAAGAGAGAGTTGACTGTCTTACTGTTGGAGCATGGGAACAAGAGAAAGTTTACTGTCTTACTGTGGGAGCAGGGGACAAGAGAGTGTTAACTGTCTTACTGTGGGAGCaggggacaagagagagtttACTGTCTTACTGTGGGAGCaggggacaagagagagtttACTGTCTTACTGTGGGAGCATGGGACAAGAGAGTGTTGACTGTCTTACTGTGGGAGCAGGGGACAAGAGAGTGTTGACTGTCTTACTGTGGGAGCaggggacaagagagagtttACTGTCTTACTGTGGGAGCATGGGACAAGAGAGTGTTGACTGTCTTACTGTGGGAGCAGGGGACAAGAGAGTGTTGACTGTCTTACTGTGGGAGCAGGGGACAAGAGAGTGTTAACTGTCTTACTGTGGGACCAGGGGACAAGAGAGAGTTGACTGTCTTACTGTGGGAGCaagggacaagagagagtttaCTGTCTTACTGTGGGAGCAGGGGACAAGAGAGCGTTTACTGTCTTACTGTGGGAGCATGGGACAAGAGAGTGTTGACTGTCTTACTGTGGGAGCAGGGGACAAGAGAGTGTTGACTGTCTTACTGTGGGAGCAGGGGACAAGAGAGTGTTAACTGTCTTACTGTGGGACCAGGGGACAAGAGAGAGTTGACTGTCTTACTGTGGGAGCaagggacaagagagagtttaCTGTCTTACTGTGGGAGCAGGGGACAAGAGAGTGTTGACTGTCTTACTGTGGGAGCAGGGGACAAGAGAGAGTTGACTGTCTTACTGTGGGAGCAGGGGACAAGAGAGTGTTGACTGTCTTACTGTGGGAGCAGGGGACAAGAGAATTGACTTTTTA contains:
- the lg08h4orf47 gene encoding UPF0602 protein C4orf47 homolog; amino-acid sequence: MPPEGGKSDMERIGVFKEMGYISIGDKYTPSIQRPCNESAQKGKQILTGGATKKKSGLQVGYFDTHFKRVFEKEALTDPVRLARQHRSQQSKKNVGSAFLPSNGEKKPSGVGSYYGTLSGPIQAMSPMKVPRKPCKPSGKNILTNPPKRGSGYSYPNVTLSKVVPYSSDPYDRANEMLKKETVSHKAMLKGGAFHLNLHPKECFDNNPYKLDKPLPPLKRLEEKKRFVVPFKPSSPNKTIGGMKAGTFDIYPSHSADPYITRRSKSVAVNKEGKVFHPSPGPKSTPVKSIISVNVNRTVHSANYTMNIPSVMAY